From one Gadus morhua chromosome 8, gadMor3.0, whole genome shotgun sequence genomic stretch:
- the adcyap1b gene encoding adenylate cyclase activating polypeptide 1b isoform X2 — translation MASSSKATLVLLIYGIIMHYSVYCTPIGLSYPKIRLDNDAFDEDGNSLSDMGFDSDQIAIRSPPSLDDDVYTLYYPPEKSEETSMEDESEPLSKRHSDGIFTDSYSRHRKQMAVKKYLAAVLGRRYRQRVRNKGRRLAYL, via the exons ATGGCCAGTTCGAGTAAAGCGACTTTAGTCTTGCTCATCTACGGAATCATAATGCACTACAGTGTTTACTGCACACCTATCGGATTAAGTTACCCTAAAATAAG ACTAGATAATGACGCTTTCGATGAAGATGGGAATTCATTATCGGACATGGGGTTTGACAGTGATCAAATTGCTATACGAAGCCCACCATCCTTAGATGACGACGTGTACACACTGTACTACCCTCCAGAAAAAAG CGAAGAGACTAGCATGGAGGACGAGTCGGAACCATTATCTAAAAGGCATTCGGACGGGATATTCACCGACAGCTACAGCCGCCATCGAAAACAGATGGCTGTGAAGAAATACCTCGCAGCAGTCCTGGGGAGAAGGTACAGACAGAGGGTGAGGAACAAAGGACGTCGACTCGCGTATTTGTAG
- the adcyap1b gene encoding adenylate cyclase activating polypeptide 1b isoform X1, producing the protein MASSSKATLVLLIYGIIMHYSVYCTPIGLSYPKIRLDNDAFDEDGNSLSDMGFDSDQIAIRSPPSLDDDVYTLYYPPEKRTERHAEEELDRALREILGQLTARQYLHSLMTIRVGEETSMEDESEPLSKRHSDGIFTDSYSRHRKQMAVKKYLAAVLGRRYRQRVRNKGRRLAYL; encoded by the exons ATGGCCAGTTCGAGTAAAGCGACTTTAGTCTTGCTCATCTACGGAATCATAATGCACTACAGTGTTTACTGCACACCTATCGGATTAAGTTACCCTAAAATAAG ACTAGATAATGACGCTTTCGATGAAGATGGGAATTCATTATCGGACATGGGGTTTGACAGTGATCAAATTGCTATACGAAGCCCACCATCCTTAGATGACGACGTGTACACACTGTACTACCCTCCAGAAAAAAG AACAGAGAGGCATGCAGAGGAAGAATTAGATAGAGCCTTGAGGGAGATCCTGGGTCAGTTAACAGCGAGACAATATCTGCATTCTCTGATGACAATACGTGTAGG CGAAGAGACTAGCATGGAGGACGAGTCGGAACCATTATCTAAAAGGCATTCGGACGGGATATTCACCGACAGCTACAGCCGCCATCGAAAACAGATGGCTGTGAAGAAATACCTCGCAGCAGTCCTGGGGAGAAGGTACAGACAGAGGGTGAGGAACAAAGGACGTCGACTCGCGTATTTGTAG
- the yes1 gene encoding tyrosine-protein kinase yes: protein MGCVKSKEDKGPALKYRPDNSASGPGNSHMGHYGPDPTLMGHSPAAKMNNSGYGGHGMGASLTPFGGASAIMTPFGGASSSFTAVAVSSPFPGVVTGGVTFFVALYDYEARTADDLSFSKGDRFQIINNTEGDWWEARSINTGQKGYIPSNYVAPADSIQAEEWYFGKMGRKDAERLLLVPGNQRGTFLARESETTKGAYSLSIRDWDDMKGDNVKHYKIRKLDSGGYYITTRAQFDALQKLVKHYTEHSDGLCYRLTTVCPTVKPQTQGLAKDAWEIPRDSLRLELKLGQGCFGEVWMGTWNGTTKVAIKTLKPGTMSPEAFLQEAQIMKKLRHDKLVPLYAVVSEEPIYIVTEYMGKGSLLDFLKEGDGKCLKLPQLVDMASQIADGMAFIERMNYIHRDLRAANILVGETLCCKIADFGLARLIEDNEYTARQGAKFPIKWTAPEAALYGRFTIKSDGWSFGILLTELVTKGRVPYPGMVNREVLEQVERGYRMPCPTGCPESLHEMMRQCWKKDPDERPTFEYIQSFLEDYFTATEPQYQPGDNL, encoded by the exons ATGGGTTGCGTCAAGAGCAAAGAGGACAAGGGCCCGGCGCTCAAGTACCGACCGGACAACAGCGCGTCGGGGCCGGGCAACTCCCACATGGGCCACTACGGGCCGGACCCCACCCTCATGGGCCACTCCCCCGCTGCCAAGATGAACAACAGCGGCTACGGCGGCCACGGCATGGGCGCCTCGCTCACGCCCTTCGGCGGCGCGTCGGCCATCATGACGCCGTTCGGCGGCGCCTCCAGCTCCTTCACGGCGGTGGCGGTCAGCAGTCCCTTCCCCGGCGTGGTGACAG GCGGCGTGACCTTTTTCGTGGCGCTGTACGACTACGAAGCGAGGACGGCGGACGACCTCTCGTTCTCAAAGGGCGACCGCTTCCAGATCATCAATAACAC ggAAGGTGACTGGTGGGAAGCTCGCTCTATCAACACGGGTCAGAAGGGTTACATCCCAAGCAACTACGTGGCCCCGGCAGATTCGATACAGGCCGAAGA ATGGTACTTTGGAAAAATGGGCCGGAAGGATGCAGAGCGTCTTCTGCTTGTGCCGGGGAACCAGAGGGGGACGTTCCTGGCACGAGAGAGCGAGACCACTAAAG GCGCCTACTCCCTCTCCATCCGGGACTGGGACGACATGAAGGGCGACAACGTCAAACACTACAAGATCCGCAAGCTGGACAGCGGGGGCTATTACATCACCACGCGGGCCCAGTTCGACGCGCTGCAGAAGCTGGTGAAGCACTACACAG AGCATTCAGACGGGCTGTGCTACAGGCTGACCACGGTGTGCCCCACGGTGAAGCCCCAGACACAGGGCCTGGCCAAGGACGCCTGGGAGATCCCCCGGGACTCCCTCCGACTGGAGCTCAAGCTGGGCCAGGGCTGCTTCGGAGAGGTCTGGATGG GCACGTGGAACGGCACCACCAAGGTGGCCATCAAGACCCTGAAGCCCGGCACCATGTCGCCCGAGGCCTTCCTGCAGGAGGCCCAGATCATGAAGAAGCTCCGCCACGACAAGCTGGTGCCGCTGTACGCCGTGGTGTCGGAGGAGCCCATCTACATCGTGACCGAGTACATGGGGAAAG GGAGTTTACTGGActtcctgaaggagggagatgGAAAATGCCTGAAGCTGCCCCAGCTGGTGGACATGGCTTCACAG ATCGCCGACGGCATGGCCTTCATCGAGAGGATGAACTACATCCACAGGGACCTCCGGGCCGCCAACATCCTGGTGGGGGAAACCTTGTGTTGCAAGATCGCTGACTTCGGGCTGGCTCGCCTCATCGAGGACAACGAGTACACGGCCAGACAAG GTGCCAAGTTCCCCATCAAGTGGACAGCGCCCGAGGCAGCCCTGTACGGCCGCTTCACCATCAAGTCTGACGGCTGGTCCTTCGGCATCCTGCTGACCGAGCTGGTCACCAAGGGCCGGGTGCCCTACCCGG gcatGGTGAACCGGGAGGTGCTGGAGCAGGTGGAGCGCGGCTACCGCATGCCCTGCCCCACGGGCTGCCCCGAGTCCCTGCACGAGATGATGAGGCAGTGCTGGAAGAAGGACCCCGACGAGAGGCCCACCTTCGAGTACATCCAGTCCTTCCTGGAGGACTACTTCACCGCCACGGAGCCCCAGTACCAGCCGGGGGATAACCTCTAG
- the clul1 gene encoding clusterin-like protein 1, which yields MRILLGLLVLATTLVVLHAALEEQPNALPVETLKQLSLDGEKLVDAEVKRALYGVKDIKEVMRSNELKHQHLMKSLKRSSEKKEGAAQLKQEVTEKLIQAEQKCRDSLQSEWEQCRPCLEEACKSFYTSTCRRGFASFRTKAQSFFHRVSRRSVPQEPTVEAGDIMVNQEPGSQQAEAAEVALIEASFSQLMRRVGGLVERSRTLVGRSRSRLDDALRGAFFNRDESESDGGSEGEIADPASPGPFDPAHDSGFLQGVGLDEVLDSFYDFGRSVVEEFGAVVATKVLPKDFQGPEGGRTQVRGVFPRYQHNRKLCRDLRRQTSECWQLQHQCEACQGPLLKECPSVRELHVALEEASQLLEVCREQYEEVLAVVQRHTDQTLGWLGDMAAEYSWVAPEWTEEGSGAAGGSPWDMFRITTVLPKSSGGEENANATETEVRVTVLNSAPLTFSVPGELQVQDPGFLQYVTQEALDRYKDMVRLEDE from the exons ATGAGGATCCTACTGGGCTTGCTGGTCCTGGCGACCACCTTGGTTGTCCTCCACGCCGCTCTTGAAGAGCAGCCCAACGCGCTCCCAGTGGAGACTTTGAAAC AGTTGTCCCTGGATGGAGAGAAGCTGGTGGACGCGGAGGTGAAGAGAGCTCTGTACGGGGTGAAGGACATAAAGGAGGTGATGAGGAGCAACGAACTCAAGCACCAGCACCTCATGAAGTCCCTGAAACGCAGCAGTGAGAAGAAGGAG ggggcagcacaGCTAAAGCAGGAGGTGACTGAGAAGCTGATCCAGGCGGAGCAGAAGTGCCGGGACTCCCTCCAGTCCGAGTGGGAGCAGTGCAGGCCTTGTCTGGAGGAGGCCTGCAAGTCCTTCTACACCTCCACCTGCCGTAGGGGCTTTGCCTCTTTCCGCACCAAG GCGCAGAGCTTCTTCCACCGAGTGTCCCGCCGTTCCGTCCCCCAGGAGCCCACCGTGGAGGCCGGGGACATCATGGTCAACCAGGAGCCCGGCAGCCAGCAGGCAGAGGCGGCCGAGGTGGCCCTCATCGAGGCCTCCTTCAGCCAGCTGATGCGGAGGGTGGGGGGCCTGGTGGAGCGCAGCAGGACCCTGGTGGGCCGCAGCAGGAGCCGGCTGGACGACGCCCTGCGCGGGGCCTTCTTCAACCGcgacgagagcgagagcgacggCGGGAGCGAAGGCGAGATCGCGGACCCCGCCAGCCCGGGGCCGTTCGACCCGGCTCACGACTCAGGCTTCCTGCAGGGGGTGGGCCTGGACGAGGTGCTAGACTCCTTCTATGACTTCGGCAGGAGCGTGGTGGAGGAGTTCGGGGCCGTGGTGGCCACCAAGGTGCTCCCCAAGGACTTCCAGGggccggagggagggaggacgcaaG TGCGGGGCGTGTTCCCTCGGTACCAACACAACAGAAAGCTGTGTCGGGACCTGCGCAGACAGACCTCCGAGTGCTGGCAGCTGCAGCACCAGTGTGAGGCCTGCCAGGGTCCCCTGCTGAAAG agtgtCCCAGCGTGAGGGAGCTTCACGTGGCGCTGGAGGAGGCCTCCCAGCTGCTGGAGGTCTGCAGGGAGCAGTACGAGGAGGTCCTCGCCGTGGTCCAGCGCCACACCGACCAGACCCTCGGCTGGCTGGGAGACATGGCCGCCGAGTACAGCTGGGTGGCGCCCGAGTGGACGGAGGAGGGCAGCGGCGCCGCCGGAGGCAGCCCCTGGGACATGTTCCGCATCACCACG GTGTTGCCCAAGAGCAGCGGCGGGGAAGAGAACGCCAACGCCACTGAGACGGAGGTCCGGGTCACCGTCCTGAACTCAGCCCCCCTCACCTTCTCCGTCCCCGGGGAGCTCCAGGTCCAGGACCCAGGCTTCCTCCAGTACGTCACCCAAGAGGCCCTGGACAGGTACAAGGACATGGTCAG GCTCGAGGATGAGTAG